The following proteins are encoded in a genomic region of Struthio camelus isolate bStrCam1 chromosome 3, bStrCam1.hap1, whole genome shotgun sequence:
- the LOC104142969 gene encoding phosphofurin acidic cluster sorting protein 1 isoform X3 gives METELELTFSLQYPHFLKRDGNKLQIMLQRRKRYKNRTILGYKTLAVGIINMAEVMQHPTDGGQLLGLHSNMKDMNIRVAEISIYSLSSQPIDHEDGSIPSGPKIKASDRSPDIDNYSEEEDDSFSSEQEASDDAVQGQDLFDEEDDLRKTKKARRKMIRTTSMTRQPNFKQKFVALLKRFKVTEEVLDSDPVDQTQEVEEDLGLLYDSLEECNNSDSGPEIEDNESVHSTPKPTLRRFFEGVSHSGSQTEIGSLHSQKGQERESGSPGEADKWKPGPLRAQEEPGMEVPAVELATEEPCPWLAPPESAVREGSVDRLGPGAKAELPSAVSPSKTESKQLWRPRSTSVKDRQSSKGQGGRTSSLDSESSPDSWHSAQVPRKSVYDQLNQILVSDEQLPESIVLVNVSEWQGQYVSEQLQAHKQLVVSTCSVADIQAAFNTTVARIQRYCNCNSHMPPPVKVVVAGDQSYLSVVLRFFVEQLASKTPDWLNYLRFLLVPLGSHPLAKYLASVDNKYSTLFLDTAWRELFSRAEPPTADTVDIAGRVAQFIAGASLSHQLPISEAMLTYKQKSPDEDSCQKFVPFVGVVKVGLVEQSFSASVDSDDATICTPSLLSSTPATSGAVPYSKETVGTPPPSPSISSSLSGAGSLSPSVEVMGLQVDYWTTQGSDRKKEGEKRETGIKNTLKSNFRSLQVSRIPSTGELLPPSTMAMTVVTKEKNKKVMFLSKKPKEKDLEPKSQVIEGITRLICTAKHQNTMLRVSIDGVEWNDVKFFQLAAQWPTHVKYLPVGIFGYSKSV, from the exons ATGGAGACTGAGCTGGAGCTGACATTCTCCCTGCAG TACCCACACTTTCTCAAGAGAGATGGCAATAAACTGCAGATCATGCTGCAGCGGAGGAAGAGGTACAAGAACCGCACGATTCTGGGCTACAAGACCCTTGCAGTAGGCATCATTAACATGGCTGAG GTGATGCAGCACCCAACTGATGGAGGACAGCTGCTGGGCCTCCACAGCAATATGAAAGACATGAACATCCGGGTGGCTGAAATCAGCATCTACTCTTTGTCTAGCCAGCCCATTGACCACGAGGATGGCAGCATCCCCTCAGGTCCTAAAATCAAAGCTTCAG ATCGCTCCCCAGACATCGATAACTATTCTGAAGAAGAGGATGACAGCTTCTCCTCAGAGCAGGAAGCCAGTGATGATGCTGTACAGGGCCAG GATCTGTTTGATGAAGAGGACGATTTGAGAAAAACCAAGAAGGCTAGGAGGAAAATGATCCGAACCACATCGATGACCAGA caacCAAACTTCAAGCAGAAATTTGTGGCTTTGCTTAAGAGGTTTAAAGTGACAGAGGAG GTCCTGGACTCTGACCCCGTGGACCAGACCCAAGAGGTAGAGGAAGACCTGGGCTTGCTCTATGATAGCCTGGAAGAGTGCAACAACAGTGACAGCGGCCCAGAGATTGAGGACAATGAGAGTGTGCACAGCACGCCCAAGCCCACCCTGAG GCGTTTCTTTGAGGGAGTCTCTCATTCTGGTTCCCAGACTGAGATCGGCAGTCTGCACAGCCAGAAAGGGCAGGAGCGAGAGTCGGGCAGCCCT GGCGAGGCAGACAAGTGGAAGCCAGGACCGCTGCGAGCGCAGGAGGAGCCGGGAATGGAGGTCCCTGCAGTG GAGCTGGCCACAGAGGAGCCATGTCCCTGGCTGGCCCCCCCGGAGTCTGCCGTGCGGGAGGGCAGCGTGGACAGACTGGGCCCTGGAGCCAAAGCTGAGCTGCCCAGTGCCGTGTCGCCCAG CAAGACGGAGAGCAAGCAGCTGTGGCGTCCCCGCAGCACCTCCGTGAAAGACCGACAGAGTTCAAAGGGACAGGGTGGCCGCACCAGCAGCCTGGACAGCGAGAGCTCGCCTGACTCGTGGCACAGTGCCCAG GTGCCCCGCAAGTCTGTTTATGATCAGCTGAACCAGATCCTGGTCTCGGACGAGCAGCTCCCGGAGAGCATCGTGCTGGTGAACGTCTCTGAGTGGCAAGGGCAG TACGTTAGTGAGCAGCTCCAGGCCCACAAGCAGCTGGTCGTCTCCACCTGCTCCGTGGCAGACATCCAGGCAGCCTTCAACACCACCGTAGCCCGCATCCAGCGATA CTGTAACTGTAACTCCCACATGCCTCCCCCAGTGAAGGTAGTCGTGGCAGGGGACCAGAGCTACCTGAGCGTCGTCCTCCGCTTCTTTGTGGAGCAGCTGGCCAGCAAGACGCCTGACTGGCTCAACTATCTCCGCTTCCTCCTTGTGCCACTGG GCTCTCATCCTCTTGCCAAGTATCTGGCCTCAGTAGATAACAAGTACAGCACCCTGTTCCTGGACACAGCCTGGCGGGAGCTGTTCAGCCGGGCTGAGCCACCCACTGCAG ACACAGTGGACATTGCAGGCCGCGTTGCCCAGTTCATCGCTGGAGCTAGCCTCTCGCACCAGCTCCCCATCTCCGAGGCCATGCTGACATACAAGCAGAAGAG CCCTGACGAGGACTCCTGCCAGAAGTTCGTGCCCTTTGTGGGG GTGGTGAAGGTGGGCTTGGTGGAGCAGTCCTTCAGTGCCTCTG TGGATTCGGATGATGCCACAATCTGCACACCCTCCCTGCTGAGCTCGACCCCAGCCACCAGTGGAGCAGTCCCCTACAGCAAGGAGACCGTGggcaccccgccgccctccccctccatcagcagcagcctctcggGTGCTGG GTCCCTGAGTCCCAGTGTGGAGGTGATGGGCCTGCAGGTGGACTACTGGACAACACAAGGATCAGACAGGAAAAAGGAGGGTGAGAAGCGAGAGACAGGCATCAAGAACACACTCAAGAGCAACTTCCGCTCACTGCAGGTCAGCCGCATCCCCAgcacaggggagctgctgccaccCAGCACCATGGCCATGACCGTGGTCACAAAGGAGAAGAACAAGAAAG TGATGTTCCTGAGCAAGAAACCAAAGGAGAAGGACCTGGAACCCAAAAGCCAAGTCATCGAAGGGATCACACGCCTCATCTGCACAGCCAAGCACCAGAACACCATGTTGCGAG TCTCCATAGATGGGGTGGAGTGGAACGACGT
- the LOC104142969 gene encoding phosphofurin acidic cluster sorting protein 1 isoform X2, whose translation MAVAGPGPVPVPMNLFATWEIDRSAPSCVPRLCSLRLKKLTVLKELDKELSSVLIAVKIQGSKRVLRSNEYVLPPGGLMETELELTFSLQYPHFLKRDGNKLQIMLQRRKRYKNRTILGYKTLAVGIINMAEVMQHPTDGGQLLGLHSNMKDMNIRVAEISIYSLSSQPIDHEDGSIPSGPKIKASDRSPDIDNYSEEEDDSFSSEQEASDDAVQGQDLFDEEDDLRKTKKARRKMIRTTSMTRQPNFKQKFVALLKRFKVTEEVLDSDPVDQTQEVEEDLGLLYDSLEECNNSDSGPEIEDNESVHSTPKPTLRRFFEGVSHSGSQTEIGSLHSQKGQERESGSPGEADKWKPGPLRAQEEPGMEVPAVELATEEPCPWLAPPESAVREGSVDRLGPGAKAELPSAVSPSKTESKQLWRPRSTSVKDRQSSKGQGGRTSSLDSESSPDSWHSAQVPRKSVYDQLNQILVSDEQLPESIVLVNVSEWQGQYVSEQLQAHKQLVVSTCSVADIQAAFNTTVARIQRYCNCNSHMPPPVKVVVAGDQSYLSVVLRFFVEQLASKTPDWLNYLRFLLVPLGSHPLAKYLASVDNKYSTLFLDTAWRELFSRAEPPTADTVDIAGRVAQFIAGASLSHQLPISEAMLTYKQKSPDEDSCQKFVPFVGVVKVGLVEQSFSASVDSDDATICTPSLLSSTPATSGAVPYSKETVGTPPPSPSISSSLSGAGSLSPSVEVMGLQVDYWTTQGSDRKKEGEKRETGIKNTLKSNFRSLQVSRIPSTGELLPPSTMAMTVVTKEKNKKVMFLSKKPKEKDLEPKSQVIEGITRLICTAKHQNTMLRVSIDGVEWNDVKFFQLAAQWPTHVKYLPVGIFGYSKSV comes from the exons GGTTCGAAGCGAGTTCTGAGATCCAATGAATATGTCCTCCCACCGGGCGGCCTGATGGAGACTGAGCTGGAGCTGACATTCTCCCTGCAG TACCCACACTTTCTCAAGAGAGATGGCAATAAACTGCAGATCATGCTGCAGCGGAGGAAGAGGTACAAGAACCGCACGATTCTGGGCTACAAGACCCTTGCAGTAGGCATCATTAACATGGCTGAG GTGATGCAGCACCCAACTGATGGAGGACAGCTGCTGGGCCTCCACAGCAATATGAAAGACATGAACATCCGGGTGGCTGAAATCAGCATCTACTCTTTGTCTAGCCAGCCCATTGACCACGAGGATGGCAGCATCCCCTCAGGTCCTAAAATCAAAGCTTCAG ATCGCTCCCCAGACATCGATAACTATTCTGAAGAAGAGGATGACAGCTTCTCCTCAGAGCAGGAAGCCAGTGATGATGCTGTACAGGGCCAG GATCTGTTTGATGAAGAGGACGATTTGAGAAAAACCAAGAAGGCTAGGAGGAAAATGATCCGAACCACATCGATGACCAGA caacCAAACTTCAAGCAGAAATTTGTGGCTTTGCTTAAGAGGTTTAAAGTGACAGAGGAG GTCCTGGACTCTGACCCCGTGGACCAGACCCAAGAGGTAGAGGAAGACCTGGGCTTGCTCTATGATAGCCTGGAAGAGTGCAACAACAGTGACAGCGGCCCAGAGATTGAGGACAATGAGAGTGTGCACAGCACGCCCAAGCCCACCCTGAG GCGTTTCTTTGAGGGAGTCTCTCATTCTGGTTCCCAGACTGAGATCGGCAGTCTGCACAGCCAGAAAGGGCAGGAGCGAGAGTCGGGCAGCCCT GGCGAGGCAGACAAGTGGAAGCCAGGACCGCTGCGAGCGCAGGAGGAGCCGGGAATGGAGGTCCCTGCAGTG GAGCTGGCCACAGAGGAGCCATGTCCCTGGCTGGCCCCCCCGGAGTCTGCCGTGCGGGAGGGCAGCGTGGACAGACTGGGCCCTGGAGCCAAAGCTGAGCTGCCCAGTGCCGTGTCGCCCAG CAAGACGGAGAGCAAGCAGCTGTGGCGTCCCCGCAGCACCTCCGTGAAAGACCGACAGAGTTCAAAGGGACAGGGTGGCCGCACCAGCAGCCTGGACAGCGAGAGCTCGCCTGACTCGTGGCACAGTGCCCAG GTGCCCCGCAAGTCTGTTTATGATCAGCTGAACCAGATCCTGGTCTCGGACGAGCAGCTCCCGGAGAGCATCGTGCTGGTGAACGTCTCTGAGTGGCAAGGGCAG TACGTTAGTGAGCAGCTCCAGGCCCACAAGCAGCTGGTCGTCTCCACCTGCTCCGTGGCAGACATCCAGGCAGCCTTCAACACCACCGTAGCCCGCATCCAGCGATA CTGTAACTGTAACTCCCACATGCCTCCCCCAGTGAAGGTAGTCGTGGCAGGGGACCAGAGCTACCTGAGCGTCGTCCTCCGCTTCTTTGTGGAGCAGCTGGCCAGCAAGACGCCTGACTGGCTCAACTATCTCCGCTTCCTCCTTGTGCCACTGG GCTCTCATCCTCTTGCCAAGTATCTGGCCTCAGTAGATAACAAGTACAGCACCCTGTTCCTGGACACAGCCTGGCGGGAGCTGTTCAGCCGGGCTGAGCCACCCACTGCAG ACACAGTGGACATTGCAGGCCGCGTTGCCCAGTTCATCGCTGGAGCTAGCCTCTCGCACCAGCTCCCCATCTCCGAGGCCATGCTGACATACAAGCAGAAGAG CCCTGACGAGGACTCCTGCCAGAAGTTCGTGCCCTTTGTGGGG GTGGTGAAGGTGGGCTTGGTGGAGCAGTCCTTCAGTGCCTCTG TGGATTCGGATGATGCCACAATCTGCACACCCTCCCTGCTGAGCTCGACCCCAGCCACCAGTGGAGCAGTCCCCTACAGCAAGGAGACCGTGggcaccccgccgccctccccctccatcagcagcagcctctcggGTGCTGG GTCCCTGAGTCCCAGTGTGGAGGTGATGGGCCTGCAGGTGGACTACTGGACAACACAAGGATCAGACAGGAAAAAGGAGGGTGAGAAGCGAGAGACAGGCATCAAGAACACACTCAAGAGCAACTTCCGCTCACTGCAGGTCAGCCGCATCCCCAgcacaggggagctgctgccaccCAGCACCATGGCCATGACCGTGGTCACAAAGGAGAAGAACAAGAAAG TGATGTTCCTGAGCAAGAAACCAAAGGAGAAGGACCTGGAACCCAAAAGCCAAGTCATCGAAGGGATCACACGCCTCATCTGCACAGCCAAGCACCAGAACACCATGTTGCGAG TCTCCATAGATGGGGTGGAGTGGAACGACGT